From a region of the Dickeya poaceiphila genome:
- the sucC gene encoding ADP-forming succinate--CoA ligase subunit beta, which translates to MNLHEYQAKQLFARYGLPAPTGYACTTPREAEEAASKIGAGPWVVKCQVHAGGRGKAGGVKLVNSKEEIRAFAENWLGKRLVTYQTDANGQPVHQILVEGATDIDKELYLGAVVDRGTRRVVFMASTEGGVEIEKVAEETPHLIHKVALDPLTGPQPYQGRELAFKLGLNGKQVAQFTKIFMGLATLFLERDLALVEINPLVITKQGDLVCLDGKLGADGNALFRQPELREMRDHSQEDAREAHAAQWELNYVALDGNIGCMVNGAGLAMGTMDIVKLHGGSPANFLDVGGGATKERVTEAFKIILSDDKVKAVLVNIFGGIVRCDLIADGIIGAVAEVGVNVPVVVRLEGNNAELGAQKLADSGLNIIAATSLTDAAQQVVAAVEGK; encoded by the coding sequence ATGAATTTACATGAGTATCAGGCAAAACAGCTCTTTGCTCGGTATGGTTTACCGGCACCGACCGGTTACGCCTGCACAACACCGCGCGAAGCGGAAGAAGCTGCATCCAAGATTGGTGCCGGTCCGTGGGTTGTTAAATGTCAGGTGCACGCTGGTGGTCGCGGCAAGGCTGGCGGTGTGAAGCTGGTTAATAGCAAAGAAGAGATCCGCGCCTTTGCTGAAAACTGGCTGGGTAAACGTCTGGTAACCTATCAAACGGATGCCAACGGTCAGCCGGTTCATCAGATTCTGGTGGAAGGTGCGACAGATATTGATAAAGAGCTTTATCTGGGCGCGGTTGTTGATCGTGGTACTCGTCGAGTGGTGTTCATGGCCTCTACCGAGGGCGGCGTTGAGATTGAAAAAGTTGCAGAAGAAACACCACACCTGATTCACAAAGTTGCACTGGATCCATTGACCGGCCCTCAGCCGTATCAAGGACGTGAACTGGCGTTCAAGCTGGGCTTGAATGGCAAGCAGGTAGCTCAGTTCACCAAAATTTTCATGGGGCTGGCGACGCTGTTCCTGGAACGTGATCTGGCGTTAGTAGAAATCAACCCGTTGGTTATCACCAAACAGGGAGACTTGGTTTGTCTGGACGGCAAGCTGGGTGCTGACGGTAATGCTTTGTTCCGCCAACCGGAACTGCGCGAAATGCGTGACCACTCCCAGGAAGATGCGCGCGAAGCTCATGCGGCGCAGTGGGAACTGAACTATGTCGCGCTGGATGGCAACATCGGTTGCATGGTGAATGGCGCAGGTCTGGCGATGGGTACCATGGACATCGTGAAGCTGCACGGTGGTTCACCAGCTAACTTCCTTGACGTGGGCGGCGGCGCAACCAAAGAACGTGTGACCGAAGCGTTCAAAATCATTTTGTCCGACGATAAGGTAAAAGCGGTACTGGTAAATATTTTCGGTGGTATCGTGCGTTGCGACCTGATTGCCGACGGTATTATTGGCGCGGTAGCTGAAGTGGGTGTGAACGTTCCGGTAGTGGTGCGCCTGGAAGGCAATAATGCTGAACTGGGAGCGCAAAAACTGGCGGACAGTGGTCTGAATATCATTGCTGCGACCAGCCTGACGGATGCGGCTCAGCAAGTGGTTGCTGCAGTGGAGGGTAAATAA
- the odhB gene encoding 2-oxoglutarate dehydrogenase complex dihydrolipoyllysine-residue succinyltransferase, with protein MSSVDILVPDLPESVADATVATWHKKPGDSVQRDDVLVEIETDKVVLEVPAIAAGVLEAVLEAEGATVTSRQVLGRLRPGDNSGKETSEKAQSKESTPAQRHTAGLEDENNDALSPAIRRLIAEHDLDASAIKGSGVGGRITREDVEKHLASQKVASKPAQASAATPASSAPALGNRSEKRVPMTRLRKRVAERLLEAKNSTAMLTTFNEVNMQPIMDLRKQYGEAFEKRHGVRLGFMSFYIKAVVEALKRYPEVNASIDGEDVVYHNYFDVSIAVSTPRGLVTPVLKDVDLLGMAEIEKKIKELAVKGRDGKLTVEELTGGNFTITNGGVFGSLMSTPIINPPQSAILGMHAIKDRPMAVDGQVVILPMMYLALSYDHRLIDGRESVGFLVTVKEMLEDPARLLLDV; from the coding sequence ATGAGTAGCGTAGATATTCTTGTACCTGATCTGCCTGAATCAGTAGCTGATGCCACTGTCGCTACCTGGCACAAGAAACCGGGCGATAGCGTCCAGCGAGATGACGTGCTGGTTGAGATTGAAACCGATAAAGTTGTACTCGAAGTTCCTGCAATTGCAGCCGGCGTGTTGGAAGCGGTGCTGGAAGCAGAAGGTGCCACTGTAACATCTCGCCAGGTGCTGGGTCGTTTGCGCCCTGGAGACAACTCCGGGAAAGAAACCAGCGAAAAAGCACAGAGCAAAGAATCAACGCCTGCACAGCGCCATACTGCTGGACTGGAAGATGAAAATAACGACGCGTTGAGTCCGGCGATTCGCCGCCTGATTGCGGAGCACGATCTGGATGCCTCTGCCATTAAAGGTAGCGGTGTTGGTGGGCGTATCACTCGTGAAGACGTGGAAAAACATCTGGCTAGTCAGAAGGTTGCCAGCAAACCGGCGCAGGCGTCAGCTGCCACGCCGGCTTCCTCTGCACCAGCGTTGGGGAACCGTAGCGAGAAACGTGTTCCTATGACTCGTCTGCGTAAGCGCGTAGCCGAGCGTTTGCTGGAAGCGAAAAATAGTACCGCTATGCTGACTACGTTCAACGAAGTCAACATGCAACCGATTATGGATCTGCGCAAGCAGTATGGTGAGGCGTTTGAAAAACGCCACGGCGTGCGTCTGGGTTTCATGTCCTTCTATATCAAAGCTGTGGTTGAGGCATTAAAACGTTATCCAGAAGTGAATGCGTCTATTGATGGCGAAGATGTGGTTTACCATAACTACTTTGACGTCAGTATCGCTGTGTCGACCCCGCGCGGTCTGGTAACGCCAGTACTGAAAGATGTCGATTTGCTGGGTATGGCTGAAATCGAGAAGAAAATCAAAGAGCTGGCGGTAAAAGGCCGTGACGGTAAATTAACTGTCGAAGAGCTGACCGGCGGTAACTTCACCATTACCAACGGCGGCGTGTTTGGTTCTCTGATGTCAACCCCAATTATCAACCCGCCACAAAGTGCAATTCTGGGGATGCATGCCATCAAAGATCGCCCAATGGCGGTAGATGGCCAGGTTGTGATCCTGCCAATGATGTATCTGGCGCTGTCTTACGATCATCGTCTGATTGATGGTCGGGAGTCAGTCGGTTTCCTGGTTACAGTTAAAGAGATGCTGGAAGACCCGGCACGCTTACTGTTGGATGTCTGA
- the sucA gene encoding 2-oxoglutarate dehydrogenase E1 component, producing MQNGAMKAWLDSSYLAGANQSYIEQLYEDFLTDPDSIDHSWRSIFQQLPTTGVKPDQLHSKTRDYFRRLAKDASRYTSSITDPDSDAKQVKVLQLINAFRFRGHQNADLDPLGLWKQEHVADLELAYHNLTDDDLKESFNVGSFAIGKETMPLGELYAVLKQTYCGSIGAEYMHITNTEEKRWIQQRIESVVGQPSFTVEERKRFLKELTAAEGLERYLGAKFPGAKRFSLEGGDALIPMLKEMIRHAGKNGTREVVMGMAHRGRLNVLVNVMGKKTQDLFDEFSGKHKDHLGTGDVKYHQGFSSDMETEGGKVHLALAFNPSHLEIVSPVVMGSVRARIDRLDNPSSSLVLPITIHGDAAIAGQGVVQETLNMSKARGYEVGGTIRIVINNQIGFTTSNPRDARSTEYCTDIGKMVQAPIFHVNADDPEAVAFVTRLALDFRNTFQRDVFIDLVCYRRHGHNEADEPSATQPVMYQKIKKHPTPRKIYADRLEQHRVATLEDATEMVNLYRDALDAGECVVDEWRPMDMQSFTWMSYLHHEWDEPYPHKVETKRLQELARRISEVPQALEMQPRVAKIYNDRAEMAAGEKLFDWGGAETLAYATLVDEGIPVRLSGEDAGRGTFFHRHAVVHNQKGGSTYTPLAHVHNAQGVFNVWDSVLSEEAVLAFEYGYATAEPRTLTIWEAQFGDFANGAQVVIDQFISSGEQKWGRMCGLVMLLPHGYEGQGPEHSSARLERYLQLCAEQNMQVCVPSTPAQVYHMLRRQALRGMRRPLVVMSPKSLLRHPLAISTLDELANGQFQPAIGEIDELDPKAVKRVVLCSGKVYYDLLEQRRKNEQNDVAIVRIEQLYPFPHQAVQAALEPFAHVHDFVWCQEEPLNQGAWYCSQHHLREAIPFGASLRYAGRPASASPAVGYMSVHQKQQQALVDDALNVN from the coding sequence ATGCAGAACGGCGCAATGAAGGCCTGGCTGGATTCCTCCTATCTGGCGGGCGCGAACCAGTCCTACATAGAGCAGCTCTATGAAGATTTTTTAACCGACCCAGATTCTATCGATCACAGCTGGCGTTCGATTTTTCAACAACTTCCTACCACTGGGGTTAAACCGGACCAACTTCACTCCAAAACCCGCGACTATTTTCGGCGTCTGGCGAAGGATGCTTCTCGTTATACTTCTTCCATTACTGACCCTGACAGTGATGCCAAGCAAGTTAAAGTATTGCAGCTGATTAACGCTTTTCGTTTCCGTGGTCATCAGAATGCTGATCTTGATCCACTGGGCTTGTGGAAGCAGGAACATGTAGCGGATCTGGAACTGGCTTACCACAACCTGACTGATGATGATCTGAAAGAGAGCTTTAACGTCGGCTCGTTCGCTATCGGCAAAGAAACTATGCCGCTTGGCGAATTGTATGCGGTGCTTAAGCAGACTTACTGCGGCTCGATTGGCGCGGAATATATGCATATCACCAATACCGAGGAAAAACGCTGGATTCAGCAGCGTATTGAATCGGTGGTAGGGCAGCCAAGTTTTACTGTTGAGGAAAGAAAACGTTTCCTGAAAGAATTAACGGCTGCTGAAGGGCTGGAACGCTATCTGGGGGCTAAGTTCCCTGGCGCCAAGCGCTTCTCGCTGGAAGGGGGCGATGCGCTGATCCCGATGTTGAAGGAAATGATCCGTCACGCGGGTAAAAATGGTACGCGCGAAGTGGTGATGGGGATGGCCCACCGTGGTCGCCTCAACGTGCTAGTGAACGTGATGGGGAAAAAAACCCAGGATCTGTTTGACGAGTTTTCCGGTAAGCACAAAGACCATCTTGGCACCGGTGACGTGAAGTACCATCAGGGTTTCTCATCGGATATGGAAACCGAAGGTGGTAAGGTCCATTTGGCGCTGGCGTTTAACCCGTCGCATCTGGAGATTGTAAGCCCGGTGGTAATGGGTTCGGTACGTGCCCGTATTGATCGTCTGGACAACCCCAGTAGTTCGCTGGTGCTGCCGATCACCATTCATGGCGATGCTGCGATTGCTGGTCAGGGCGTAGTTCAGGAAACCCTGAATATGTCCAAAGCTCGTGGTTATGAGGTGGGCGGAACCATTCGCATCGTCATCAACAACCAAATTGGTTTTACCACATCTAATCCGCGCGATGCACGTTCTACAGAATACTGTACCGATATCGGTAAGATGGTGCAGGCGCCGATCTTCCACGTCAATGCTGATGATCCTGAGGCGGTGGCATTTGTTACTCGTCTGGCATTGGATTTCCGTAATACCTTCCAACGTGATGTATTCATCGATCTGGTCTGTTACCGCCGCCACGGCCACAACGAAGCTGATGAGCCGAGCGCTACCCAGCCGGTCATGTACCAGAAGATCAAGAAACATCCGACGCCGCGTAAAATTTATGCTGATCGCCTGGAGCAACATCGGGTGGCAACGCTGGAAGATGCTACCGAGATGGTCAACCTTTACCGCGATGCGCTGGATGCTGGTGAATGCGTGGTAGATGAGTGGCGTCCAATGGATATGCAGTCCTTTACCTGGATGTCTTATCTCCACCATGAGTGGGACGAGCCTTATCCGCATAAAGTGGAAACCAAGCGTCTGCAGGAACTGGCTCGGCGTATCAGTGAAGTGCCTCAAGCATTGGAAATGCAACCGCGTGTCGCCAAGATTTATAACGACCGTGCTGAAATGGCAGCGGGTGAGAAATTGTTTGACTGGGGTGGCGCTGAAACGCTGGCGTACGCAACCTTGGTGGATGAAGGCATTCCTGTTCGCCTGTCTGGCGAAGATGCCGGTCGTGGTACCTTCTTCCATCGTCATGCGGTGGTACACAACCAGAAAGGGGGTTCCACTTATACGCCGCTGGCGCATGTTCACAATGCCCAGGGGGTTTTCAATGTTTGGGATTCGGTGCTGTCTGAGGAAGCTGTGCTGGCGTTCGAATACGGCTATGCCACAGCCGAACCACGTACGCTGACTATCTGGGAAGCGCAATTTGGTGACTTTGCCAATGGCGCGCAGGTGGTGATTGATCAGTTCATCAGTTCCGGTGAACAGAAATGGGGTCGTATGTGCGGTCTGGTCATGTTGCTGCCGCACGGTTACGAAGGTCAGGGACCAGAGCACTCCTCTGCACGCCTTGAGCGCTATTTGCAACTGTGTGCCGAGCAGAATATGCAGGTCTGCGTTCCGTCAACGCCGGCGCAGGTCTACCATATGTTACGTCGCCAGGCGTTGCGCGGTATGCGCCGTCCGCTGGTGGTGATGTCGCCGAAATCTCTGCTGCGCCATCCACTGGCGATTTCCACGCTGGATGAACTGGCTAATGGACAGTTCCAGCCCGCGATAGGGGAAATTGACGAACTGGATCCAAAAGCAGTGAAGCGTGTCGTGCTGTGTTCCGGCAAGGTTTACTATGATTTACTGGAGCAGCGTCGCAAGAATGAACAGAACGATGTGGCGATAGTGCGTATTGAACAGTTGTATCCGTTCCCGCATCAGGCTGTACAGGCTGCGCTTGAACCATTCGCCCACGTACATGATTTTGTCTGGTGTCAGGAAGAGCCTCTGAACCAGGGTGCATGGTATTGCAGCCAGCACCACCTTCGTGAGGCGATTCCTTTTGGCGCCTCGTTGCGGTATGCCGGTCGCCCGGCCTCTGCTTCACCCGCCGTTGGCTATATGTCCGTACACCAGAAACAACAGCAAGCTCTGGTTGATGACGCGCTGAACGTTAATTAA
- a CDS encoding succinate dehydrogenase iron-sulfur subunit codes for MKLEFSIYRYNPDVDNAPHMQDYTLEAEEGRDMMLLDALILLKEQDPTLAFRRSCREGVCGSDGLNMNGKNGLACITPVSSLRNGNSKIVIRPLPGLPVVRDLVVDMGQFYAQYEKIKPYLLNNGKNPPAREHLQSPEQREKLDGLYECIMCACCSTSCPSFWWNPDKFVGPAGLLAAYRFLIDSRDTETKARLDDLNDAFSVFRCHSIMNCVSVCPKGLNPTRAIGHIKSMLLQRSA; via the coding sequence ATGAAACTTGAATTTTCCATTTATCGTTACAACCCGGATGTCGATAACGCTCCGCACATGCAGGATTATACGCTGGAAGCGGAAGAAGGCCGCGACATGATGCTGCTGGATGCGTTAATCCTCCTCAAAGAGCAGGACCCAACGTTGGCGTTTCGCCGCTCCTGCCGTGAAGGTGTGTGCGGGTCTGATGGCTTGAACATGAATGGCAAGAATGGGCTGGCTTGTATTACCCCTGTGTCCAGTCTGCGCAATGGCAATAGCAAAATTGTGATCCGCCCCCTACCGGGGCTGCCGGTTGTGCGTGATTTGGTAGTAGACATGGGGCAGTTCTATGCCCAATATGAGAAAATCAAACCTTACTTGTTGAATAATGGGAAAAATCCTCCAGCCCGCGAACACCTGCAATCGCCGGAGCAACGGGAAAAACTGGATGGGCTGTACGAGTGCATTATGTGTGCCTGCTGTTCTACATCCTGTCCGTCGTTCTGGTGGAACCCGGATAAGTTTGTCGGGCCTGCAGGTCTGCTGGCAGCATACCGTTTCCTGATTGATAGCCGTGATACGGAAACCAAAGCACGTCTGGATGACTTGAATGATGCTTTCAGTGTATTCCGTTGTCACAGCATCATGAACTGCGTCAGCGTCTGTCCGAAAGGGCTGAACCCGACGCGAGCTATCGGTCACATCAAGTCGATGTTGTTGCAGCGTAGCGCTTGA
- the sdhA gene encoding succinate dehydrogenase flavoprotein subunit produces MNLPVREFDAVVVGAGGAGMRAALQISQMGLSCALLSKVFPTRSHTVSAQGGITVALGNTHEDNWEWHMYDTVKGSDYIGDQDAIEYMCKTGPEAILELEHMGLPFSRLDDGRIYQRPFGGQSKNFGGEQAARTAAAADRTGHALLHTLYQQNLKNHTTIFSEWYALDLVKNQDGAVVGCTAICIETGEVVYFKARATVLATGGAGRIYQSTTNAHINTGDGVGMALRAGVPVQDMEMWQFHPTGIAGAGVLVTEGCRGEGGYLLNKHGERFMERYAPNAKDLAGRDVVARSIMIEIREGRGCDGPWGPHAKLKLDHLGKEVLESRLPGILELSRTFAHVDPVKEPIPVIPTCHYMMGGIPTKVTGQALTVNEKGEDVVIPGLFAVGEIACVSVHGANRLGGNSLLDLVVFGRSAGMHLQESLAEQGATRDASDSDVEASLERLNRWNNSRSGEDPVEIRKALQSCMQNNFSVFREGDAMAKGLEELKVIRERLKNARLDDTSSEFNTQRIECLELDNLMETAYATAVSANFRTESRGAHSRFDYPDRDDENWLCHSLYQPQTESMTRREVNMQPKLRPAFPPKVRTY; encoded by the coding sequence ATGAATTTGCCAGTCAGAGAGTTTGATGCCGTTGTTGTCGGCGCAGGTGGTGCAGGTATGCGCGCTGCGCTGCAGATTTCCCAAATGGGGCTGTCTTGTGCCCTGTTGTCAAAAGTGTTCCCGACCCGTTCTCATACCGTATCTGCTCAAGGTGGTATTACGGTAGCGCTGGGCAATACCCACGAGGATAATTGGGAATGGCACATGTATGACACCGTAAAAGGTTCCGACTATATCGGTGATCAGGATGCGATTGAATATATGTGTAAAACCGGTCCGGAAGCGATTCTGGAGCTGGAACACATGGGATTGCCGTTTTCCCGTCTCGATGATGGTCGTATTTATCAACGCCCGTTCGGCGGTCAGTCCAAGAATTTCGGCGGCGAGCAGGCTGCCCGTACTGCGGCGGCAGCGGACCGTACCGGCCACGCGCTGTTGCATACGCTGTATCAGCAGAACCTGAAAAACCACACGACGATTTTTTCCGAATGGTATGCACTGGATCTGGTGAAAAACCAGGATGGCGCTGTGGTCGGGTGCACGGCTATCTGCATTGAAACCGGCGAAGTCGTCTATTTCAAAGCCCGCGCCACGGTGCTGGCAACCGGTGGTGCAGGTCGTATTTATCAATCCACCACCAATGCACACATCAACACGGGCGATGGTGTCGGCATGGCGCTGCGTGCGGGTGTTCCGGTGCAGGACATGGAAATGTGGCAGTTCCATCCAACCGGCATTGCCGGCGCCGGCGTGCTGGTGACCGAAGGTTGCCGCGGCGAGGGCGGTTACCTGTTGAACAAACACGGTGAGCGTTTCATGGAGCGTTATGCACCTAATGCCAAAGATCTGGCTGGGCGCGATGTGGTCGCTCGTTCCATTATGATTGAAATCCGCGAGGGCCGTGGTTGTGATGGCCCGTGGGGCCCACATGCCAAACTGAAATTGGATCATCTGGGCAAAGAAGTGCTTGAGTCTCGTCTGCCGGGGATTCTGGAATTGTCCCGTACCTTTGCTCACGTAGACCCGGTGAAAGAACCGATTCCGGTTATTCCTACCTGTCATTACATGATGGGCGGTATTCCGACCAAGGTTACCGGCCAGGCCTTGACAGTGAATGAGAAGGGCGAAGACGTGGTGATTCCGGGTCTGTTCGCCGTGGGTGAGATTGCCTGTGTATCGGTACACGGTGCCAACCGTTTAGGCGGTAATTCGCTGCTAGACCTGGTGGTGTTTGGTCGTTCAGCCGGTATGCACCTGCAGGAGTCTCTGGCTGAACAGGGGGCAACCCGTGATGCCAGCGATTCTGATGTCGAAGCCTCGCTGGAACGCCTTAACCGCTGGAATAATTCCCGTTCAGGTGAAGATCCGGTGGAAATCCGCAAAGCGTTGCAATCGTGTATGCAGAACAATTTCTCGGTCTTCCGTGAAGGCGACGCCATGGCGAAAGGGCTGGAAGAACTGAAAGTGATCCGCGAGCGTCTCAAAAATGCCCGTCTGGACGACACGTCAAGCGAGTTTAACACCCAGCGTATCGAATGCCTGGAGTTGGATAACTTGATGGAAACGGCTTATGCCACTGCGGTATCAGCAAATTTCCGTACTGAAAGCCGTGGTGCCCACAGCCGATTCGACTATCCTGATCGTGATGACGAGAATTGGTTATGCCATTCGCTGTATCAACCGCAAACCGAAAGCATGACGCGCCGTGAGGTGAACATGCAGCCTAAACTGCGTCCGGCGTTCCCGCCGAAAGTGCGTACCTATTAA
- the sdhD gene encoding succinate dehydrogenase membrane anchor subunit — protein MVSNASALGRNGVHDWLLLRASAIVIVLYVLYIVGFVASAGHITYEVWRGFFAMHLTKVFTLLTLFAILVHAWIGMWQVLTDYIKPLAVRLTLQLAIVVALLVYVIYGTVVVWGA, from the coding sequence ATGGTAAGCAATGCCTCCGCATTGGGGCGTAATGGCGTACACGATTGGTTGTTACTTCGCGCTTCTGCCATCGTCATCGTGCTGTATGTCCTTTATATCGTTGGTTTTGTGGCCAGTGCGGGTCACATCACGTATGAAGTCTGGCGTGGTTTCTTCGCCATGCATCTCACCAAGGTGTTCACCCTGCTGACGCTGTTCGCCATTCTGGTCCATGCCTGGATCGGGATGTGGCAGGTGTTGACTGACTACATCAAACCGCTGGCTGTCCGGCTGACTTTGCAGCTGGCTATCGTGGTCGCCTTGTTGGTGTACGTCATTTATGGAACTGTTGTGGTGTGGGGTGCCTAA
- the sdhC gene encoding succinate dehydrogenase cytochrome b556 subunit, with the protein MGKLVKKQRPVNLDLQTVRFPVTAIASILHRVSGVITFVAVGALLWLLGLSLSSPEGFAQAAAIMGSFIVKFIVWGILTALAYHIVGGLRHLLMDFGYIEENFAAGSRSAKISFIITVVLSFLAGVLVW; encoded by the coding sequence GTGGGCAAACTCGTGAAAAAACAAAGACCTGTCAATCTGGATCTACAAACGGTCCGATTCCCCGTTACCGCGATAGCATCTATTCTTCACCGTGTCTCCGGCGTTATTACGTTTGTTGCTGTGGGTGCTCTGTTGTGGTTGCTCGGCCTCTCACTCTCTTCACCAGAAGGATTTGCTCAAGCGGCGGCTATCATGGGCAGCTTCATCGTGAAATTCATTGTCTGGGGCATCCTGACCGCACTGGCCTATCATATTGTAGGTGGTCTGCGTCATCTGCTGATGGATTTCGGCTATATCGAAGAAAACTTCGCAGCGGGATCTCGTTCTGCAAAAATCTCTTTCATCATTACTGTCGTGCTTTCATTTTTGGCTGGAGTCCTCGTATGGTAA
- a CDS encoding citrate synthase — protein MAEKKATLTIDGKDAIELNVLSGTLGNDEIDIRSLGSKGYFTFDPGFTSTASCESKITYIDGDQGILLHRGYPIAQLAEKSNYLEVCYILLFGEAPTQEQYDTFKTTVTRHTMIHEQITRLFHGFRRDSHPMAVLCGVTGALAAFYHDSLDIANERHREIAAYRLLSKMPTVAAMCYKYSIGQPFVYPRNDLSYSGNFLRMMFATPCEEYVVNPVLERAMDRILILHADHEQNASTSTVRTAGSSGANPFACIAAGIASLWGPAHGGANEACLRMLEEISSVEHIPEFIKRAKDKNDSFRLMGFGHRVYKNYDPRATVMRQTCHEVLKELGTKDDLLEVAMELENIALNDPYFIERKLYPNVDFYSGIILKAMGIPSTMFTVIFAMARTVGWIAHWSEMHDEGLKIARPRQLYTGHAERDFTPLTTKP, from the coding sequence ATGGCTGAAAAAAAAGCAACACTTACAATAGACGGTAAAGACGCTATTGAGCTAAATGTCCTGTCTGGTACGCTTGGCAACGATGAAATTGATATTCGTAGCCTCGGTTCTAAAGGTTATTTCACATTTGACCCCGGTTTCACTTCTACCGCATCCTGCGAATCCAAGATCACTTACATTGATGGCGATCAGGGCATTCTGTTACATCGTGGTTACCCTATCGCACAACTGGCGGAAAAATCTAACTATCTGGAAGTCTGTTATATTTTGCTGTTTGGCGAAGCACCGACACAAGAGCAGTATGACACCTTCAAAACCACTGTTACTCGCCACACCATGATTCACGAGCAGATTACGCGCCTGTTCCACGGCTTTCGCCGCGACTCTCATCCCATGGCGGTATTGTGCGGCGTAACCGGTGCGCTGGCAGCCTTCTATCATGATTCGCTGGATATCGCTAACGAGCGTCATCGTGAGATTGCCGCTTACCGTCTGCTGTCAAAAATGCCGACCGTGGCGGCGATGTGTTACAAATACTCCATTGGTCAGCCGTTCGTGTATCCGCGCAATGACCTGTCCTACTCTGGTAACTTCCTGCGTATGATGTTTGCAACGCCGTGCGAAGAGTATGTCGTGAATCCGGTGCTGGAACGCGCCATGGACCGCATTCTGATTCTTCATGCAGACCATGAGCAGAACGCTTCCACCTCCACCGTGCGTACCGCCGGGTCTTCCGGTGCCAACCCATTCGCCTGTATCGCCGCGGGCATCGCTTCGCTATGGGGACCGGCTCACGGCGGCGCCAACGAAGCCTGTCTGCGCATGTTGGAAGAGATCAGCTCGGTTGAGCATATTCCAGAATTCATCAAACGCGCCAAGGACAAGAACGACTCGTTCCGCCTGATGGGCTTTGGTCACCGTGTGTACAAGAATTACGACCCGCGCGCCACCGTTATGCGCCAGACCTGCCACGAAGTGCTTAAAGAACTGGGTACCAAAGATGACTTACTGGAAGTGGCGATGGAGCTGGAAAACATCGCACTGAACGACCCGTACTTCATCGAGCGCAAACTTTACCCGAACGTAGACTTCTACTCCGGCATTATCCTGAAAGCCATGGGAATTCCGTCTACCATGTTTACGGTGATTTTTGCTATGGCACGTACCGTCGGCTGGATTGCTCACTGGAGCGAAATGCACGACGAAGGGCTGAAGATTGCTCGTCCGCGTCAGTTGTATACCGGTCATGCCGAGCGCGATTTCACGCCATTAACGACCAAACCTTAA
- the pxpA gene encoding 5-oxoprolinase subunit PxpA, translating into MVIDLNADLGEGGQHDEALLQLVSSANIACGFHAGDADMMRQSVRWAIQYGVAIGAHPSFFDRENFGRSAMNVPPETVYAQVLYQIGALAAIIKAEGARLFHVKPHGMLYNQAARDPALAEAIAHAVAAVDPSLCLVGLAGSELIRAGKRAGLKTRQEVFADRNYQADGSLVPRDQPAAVISSDELALAQTLEMVQRQRVRASNGSWVAVQAETVCLHGDNAHALSFARRLRESFVQYGIQVMAR; encoded by the coding sequence ATGGTAATTGATTTGAATGCTGATTTGGGAGAGGGCGGCCAACATGACGAGGCGCTGTTACAACTGGTTTCCTCTGCTAATATCGCCTGCGGTTTTCATGCCGGCGATGCTGACATGATGCGTCAGTCAGTGCGCTGGGCTATTCAGTATGGTGTAGCAATTGGCGCTCACCCAAGTTTTTTTGACCGTGAAAACTTCGGTCGATCGGCGATGAATGTGCCGCCGGAAACGGTTTATGCACAGGTGCTATACCAAATTGGCGCGCTGGCAGCGATTATCAAAGCAGAAGGCGCACGCCTGTTTCACGTCAAACCCCACGGTATGCTCTACAATCAGGCGGCGCGCGACCCCGCGCTGGCAGAGGCCATTGCCCATGCGGTGGCGGCAGTTGATCCGTCGTTATGTCTGGTCGGGCTGGCGGGGAGTGAGCTGATTCGTGCCGGTAAACGCGCCGGACTGAAAACCCGTCAGGAGGTTTTCGCTGACCGTAACTATCAGGCCGATGGTTCGCTGGTGCCGCGTGATCAGCCTGCTGCTGTGATCAGTAGTGACGAGTTGGCGCTGGCTCAGACACTGGAAATGGTGCAGCGTCAGCGGGTTCGTGCCAGTAACGGCAGTTGGGTTGCGGTGCAGGCAGAAACCGTTTGTTTGCATGGTGACAATGCTCATGCGCTGAGCTTTGCCCGTCGGCTACGGGAAAGTTTTGTTCAGTACGGCATACAGGTTATGGCCCGATAA